DNA from Felis catus isolate Fca126 chromosome B3, F.catus_Fca126_mat1.0, whole genome shotgun sequence:
ctaggtCGCTCTAGGTTGGGCATCCAACtgcggttcaggttatgatctcacggttcatgagttcgagccctgcatcaggctctgtgctgacagctcagagcctggagcctgttttggattctgtgtctcctcctctctttctctgccctccccagcttgtgctctgtctcaaaaataaacactaaaaacaggAGTAGAACTAGGGGaaaaaagtggaaattaaaatgctattaaacaatcaatgaatcaaagaaatcaaagggaaattagaaaatattttgagatgaataggaacaaaaacaaaagagacggAGCAAAAACAGTGCTAAGCTATACATGCTTAGcattaaaaatcaaagatttcaaatcaacaacctaactttacaacttAAGGAACTAGAGCAAGAAGAATAAACCCAAATCtgctagaaggaaggaaaaaatctgctagaaggaaggaaaaaatagactagagataaatgaaatagagagtagaaaaataatagagaaaagtCAACGAACCAAAAGATATTCTACGCAAATGGAAACCAGATGAAAGCAGGAGTAACTATACTTGTATCAAACAAAATAGagcttaaaacaaagactaaaaaaaaagacaacagtgttgcataatgataaaggggtatTTATGCACTCATCAGAGGAGCactaaaatacatgaaatgaatattaaaagacctaaaggatggggcgcctgggtggcgcagtcggttaagcgtctgacttcagccaggtcacgatctcgcggtccgtgagttcgagccccgcgtcgggctctgggctgatggctcagagcctggagactgtttctgattctgtgtctccctctctctctctgcccctcccccgttcatgctctgtctttctctgtcccaaaaataaataaacgttgaaaaaaaaaaaaagacctaaaggAAGAAATAGCAATACACTAATAATAAGGGATTTTATTGTCCCATTATACCAATGGATAGAACATCCAgacaaaatcagtaaggaaacattaGCCATAAATGACATATTAGGCCAGATGGACTTAGATGTTTACAGAGCATTCCATCCAAAGACAACAGCACACACGTCCTTCACAAGTGTACATGGAGCATTTTCCAGTGTAGGTCATACATTAGACCACAAagcaagtcttaataaatttaagaggattGAAATAATACGAAGCATCTTTTCCAaacacaatggtatgaaactagaaattaattttatgaagaaggagtgcctgggtggctcagtcggctcaggtcatgatcttgcagttgatgagttccagccccgagtcgggctctatgcgaacagcttggagcctggagcctgcttcggattctgtgtctcccaccctctctgcccctcccttgcttacgctctctctctctctcaaaaataaacaaacattatatatatatatatatatatatatatatataataatatatataattttatgaattttatatatataaaattttatatatataaataatatataaataaatttatatatatatataaataatatatataaataaataatatatataatatatattataatatataatataatatataatatgatatataatataatatatataataaaatatataatatatataataaagtatataataaaatataaaaataaattatataatatatatttaaatatatataaattttatatatataaaattttatatatatatataattttatgaagaaaactggaaaattcacaaatatatggagattaaaacagctactgaacaaccaatgggtcaaagaggaaataaatttaaaaacaccttgagacaaatgaaaacaagtatACCAAAATTcatgggatgcaacaaaagcaattGTAAGACAGAAATTCATAGTGATAAATGCTggcttcaagaaacaagaaatgtgTCATAACAACTGAGATCTACACCTCAAtagaacaaatgaagcccaaagttaaGAGAGGGAAAGCTATAAcaaagcataaataaatggagTCTAAAAAGACAATGAAGAAGATCAATGAAAGTAAGAGCTGGTTCactgaaaaagataaaactacaTTGACAAGcttttagctagactcaccaagaaaaaaggactcaaataaaatgagaaatgaaagagatattAGAACTAATAccacagatggggcgcctgggtggctcagccagttaagcgtgagactcttgatttctgctcacgtcatgatatcatcgtgagattgagctccacattgggctctgcactgacagtgtggaatctgcttgggattctctctctctccctctaggcccctcccctgctcattctctccatcaaaataaatgaacttaggaaaataaatgaacttaaaaaaaaaaacaaaaaaaacctggggcacctgggtggctcagtcggttgagcgtccgacttcggctcaggtcgtgatctcgcggtctgtgagttcgagtcccgcgtcgggctttgtgctgacagctcagagcctggaacctgctttggattctgtgtctccctctctctagccctcctccactcgtgctctgtctctctctgtctcagaaataaataaatgtttaaaaaaattacaaataaataaaaactgataccatagaaatacaaagggtcATAAGAGACTATTCTGAacaatcatatgccaacaaattagacaacctagaagaaatggatacgtTTCTAGAAACATGCAACCTACCAATTGTAGGTTTCTAGAAACACGCAACCTACCAATTGTAATGAaacaaaatctgaacagactgattactagtaaggagattgaatcagtaatcaaaaacctccaaacaaaagtccaggactagatggtctcactggtgaattctatcaaacattcaaagaagaattaatctCAATCACTCtcaaaatcttctaaaaaatagaagagggaactCTTCAAAACactttatgaagccagcattaccctgataccaaaaccagacaaggatgccacaagaaaaaattacaggccaatatctcttaacaaatacagatgcaaaaattatcaacaaaatattagcaaactgaattgaaaaatacattaaaatgatcatacaccatgatcaagtgggatttattccagggatgcaaggaccCAGGGTTCAACATCCACTAATTGGTCAATTGATACACCACCTCAACAGAAGAAATAATCACATAATCATctcaatgcagaaaaaacatttgacaaaattcaatatccactTATGATAAAACTCAAAAAAGCAAGTATAGAGGGAATATATCttgacataataaaggccatatatgacaaacctacagctaacatcatactccatGCACCAAACATggtaagattaggaacaagacaaggatgcccactcttgccactttgaTTCACTATAGAATTGGAAttcctagctagagcaattaggtaagaaaaggcatccatattggaaaggaaaaactaaaattgccacgatttgtagatgacatgataatatatatagaaaaccctaaaatttttatcaaaaaactattagagctaataaattcagtaaagttggatacaaaatcattatacaaaaattgtttgcatttctgtatgcTAGTAACAAACAAActatcaaaaaaattaagaaaacaatcccatttacaattgcatcaaagagaataaaatacctaggaataaatgtaactaaggaagtgaaagacctgtatattaaaaactacaaggagcgcctgggtggcttagttggttgagcatctgactcgattttggctcaggtcaggatcccagggttgagggattgagccctgtattgggctctgtcctgagtgtggagcctgcctaagatattctctctctctctctctctctctctctctctctctctctctctctctctctcccccctccccccccccccgcctccgcccctctcccccactctctctctctaaagttaaaaaaaaagaaaaactacaagacattaacaaaagaaattggagaaaatacaagtaaatggaaagatatcctattcttatggaatggaagaatattGTTATAATGTTTATACCACCAAAAGCAATATACAGATGAATGCAATCTCTAACAAAATTTCAATGGcgtttttcaaagaaacagaacaaacctAAAACTTGTATAGaacacaaaaaaatctcaaatagccaaggcaatattgagaaagaaaaacaaagctggaggcatcacactccctgacttcaaactatattacaaagctatagtaattagaTGGCAGAGTAGGGGGACTCTAAGTTTGCCCCAttccacagatacaactagataacactcatATTGGTATAAATAGTCCAAAAAATGATCTggagactggcagaacaaactccacaactaaaggtagaggaGAGGGCACATGGAGAAAAGTAGGAAGAGTGAAGACACAGTCTGAGAGTGAATGGGCTGTACTGGtccatggtggggagggagctggtgGTAGAAAAGGGTGAAAAACAGAGTTTCACAtcaggaaacccagaaatggggaggatgaatccccataacatttgtctttgagagagGGGCCAAATTTCATTGAGTTCTTACAACCATTGGGACTTAAaccctggaattttaaaaattggtgaactcagctctgggagagctcaGAGGGTGTTAGGAAGTGGAGTCCctacccttaaagagacagcataacaAACAGCCTGTGCAGATACAGTGTACaaccagcagtttgaaaaatgccaggGGCAGACAGGAGAGACAGTAATTTGCTCAACCTGGAGTGTAGCCCTAAGAGACAGGGATCATAGAGAGACCGCTTCagaaacaaaggagctggcaggtgccacttcccttcccacccctcaccATAAACAACAGCCATCTGTGGGAACTAGTGCAGCATCAACACGTgttacctaacttgcttacaccaagtcccatGTACCCCCTGAGTTTCAGTGGATCTGCCCTTCCCAGTCATGCTCCCCTTAGTTCCAGCACTGCAGGCCCCCTTCCCCAGAGGACAGTCACAAACTCTGCCAACACCACATCTCCTGACCTGCACATTTTGTGGACCTCCGTTCTGGTGGTTGTGGGAGTAGATCGCATTTTGCGAACAGATCACTGCACACCTTGTTAAAGCATACCCCACCCCTATTGGGGACCAAACACTACacacaataggcaaagagagcctctgcagacaattggacagaagaaaaaagaggctAAGATTCAATAGCAGCGCATACACaacacataggagacactcctTGAAGCACCAGGCCCGGGGGAACAGGGAGACACTGCAATGCAAGGCACTACAAGAACTTTTCTTCATAAAGCTATTATCAAGAGCAAGAGAAGTAGCCGACTCTCctaacacaaaaacagacacggagttagacaaaatgaggcgacagagaaatatgtctcaaatgaaaTAACAGGGCCAAACCGCAGCAAGAGACCTAAATGGATATAAGAGATACActtgatagaaaatttaaagtaatgatcataaagatactcactggacttgagaagatagtagaggacatcagtgagatccttaacacagagataaaaaaaaacaatcagagatcaagaacacaataaatgaaattaaaaatacatttgatggaataaatagcagtcTAGATGAAGGAGAGGAATGAATTAACGACCTTGAAGACAACAGACTAGAAAGTAACCAAGCTGAACATGCGAACAAGCTGAACATGAGAAAGCTTGTATAATACAAGAAACATGAACATGTTCTCATGCTGAGAacatgagaggaaagaaaattacacaaaatgagaaaatggggtagaaaatttatctaaagaaataatagctgaaaactcccctaatctgggaaaggaaacggagatccagatccaggaggcacagagatccccagaattcaacccaaggaggtccacaccaagacatacagtaattaaaatgacaaaaaaaaaaaaaaaaaaaaaaagcagtgataaaaaattttaaagcaccaagtgagaaaaagacaattacatacaaaggaaactccataaggctatcagtgggtttttcagcagaaacattaCGGactagaaaggagtggcatgatatattcaaagaggtgaaagggaaaaaatttcagccaagaatactttctCCATCAAGGCTactattcagaatagaaggagagatagaatttctcaaacaaaaaccaaaggagttcatgaccactaaaccagccctacaggaaatattaaaggggactctttgagtggaaaggaaagaccataagtgagagtatgaaaagtaaaaaaaacaaaggcagtaaaaataagtatttctgtaaaaatcagtcaagagattcataaaataaaaggatataaaatatgacaacatatacctaaaaggtggtggggagaggagtaaagaatgagcTCAAGCTAACACAACCATCAAACTGATACAGACAGAAGATGCTATACACAAccctaatggtaaccataaatCCAAAatcagtaatagatatgcaaagaataaagagaaaagaattcaagtatatcactaaaaaaaAGCTGACTAATCATAAGAGAAGAGAgccagggaagaaaggaacaaagaactacaaaaacaaccatgaaGCAAGTAACAAAATgccaataaatacatatctatcaataattactttgaatgtaaatgcgCTAAATGCTTCATTCAAAAGACACAGGACaacagagtggattaaaaaaataataataacaagaccccaaaaaaagacccatctatatgctgtgtacaagagactcatttcagactgaaagacatctgcagattgaaagtgaagggatggagccCCACCCAATCAGAGGCACAGCAGGCTCATGACTCCAGGACTGGACGTCAGAGCTAAGAAGTGTTCAGAACCCAAGTCATGGATCCACCTATGTGTAAAGAAAATTCCAAAGTTAAACAACCTGTCAGCAAAGTTGAGAAGGCCAAGCAGAAATCAGCCCAGCGGGAGCTGAAGCAAAGACAAAGAGCAGAGATCTATGACCTCAACAGAGTCATGACAGAACCTGAGCAGCAAGAGTTCAATGAGTTCTGTAAACAGATGCAGCCGTCTGGAGAGTGAGCCACTCCTTGTTCAAACTAGATGGGACCCCAGAGGCTTTGTCTGTCAGCTTGTTACTAGTTTTAGGCTGAGATGGTTCATTTGGAACCATACAGAACTAGACAGGAAGACATTTGTGTTATCCCTAAAACTGGATAAATCTGAACTTACTGCATGTAACGTTGGCTTCACTGATTCCTCCAGTCTGAATTATCCCAgtacttattgaagagacttgtTTTATTCTTCTTAGACAATAGATTTTTTATATGTTTCCACTGTTTGAGAAAAATCAGTGTTTCTTGTGAAACTGTAGATCTTCtccaaaagtataaataaaatactaataaaaaaaaaagtgagggcaTTGGAGAAACATTCATTATGCAAATGGATGCCAGAAGAAAGCTAGGATAGCAAGTCTTATATTGGAACAAATAGATTGTAAAACAATgaatgtaacaagagacaaagaaggacactatttattaataaaggggacaatctaACAAGAGGGTAtgataattgtaaatatttattcacccaacatggaaatacccaaatacataaaacagttaataccaaacataaaggaattaatttatagtaataaaataatagtaggggacattaacactccacttacatcatccaaacataaaatcaacaagaaaacagtggctttgaatgacacactggacagaTGGAtgtaacagacatattcagagcATTCCATCATAAaacagcaggatacacattcttttcaagtacacatggaacattctccagaacagatcacatattaggccacaaaacaagtctcaacaaattcaaaaaaaaaaatctaagttacaccatgcatcttttctgaccacagcgctatgaaactagaaaaagaaaaaaatctgaaaagaccacaaatacatggagtttaaataacatgctactaaacagtgaatgggtcaaccaataaatcaaaataaataaataagtaaattacatggaaacagatgaaaatgaaaacacaacatccTAAATCTtcgggatgcagcaaaagtggttctaagagggaagttcgtAGCATCATGGGCCcacctcaaaaagcaagaaaaaccacaaacaacctaatcttacacccaAAGGagctaaagaaaaaacaaacaaaacccaaacccagcaaaaggaaggaaataatataagattagagcagaaataaatgatataaaaactataaacaaacaaacaaacaaataaataaataaataaataaatgaaaccaggagagagagagagagagagagagagaaagagagacaatgcaGTTAAAATCACCagtgaaaggggtgcctgggtggctcagtcggttaagtgtctgacttccactcaggtcatgatcttaccactcatgagtttgagccccacgtcgggctcttgtgctgacagctcagagcctggagcctgctttagattctgtgtctccctctctctctgtccctcccccactggtgctctgtctctcagaaataaatgttaaaaaattttttttaaaaatcaccggtgcaagaggagaaataacaatcaacaccacagaaacacaaaataattgtaacaatattatgaaaataaaacgtatatgccaacaaatgggataacttagaagaaatggataaattcctagaaacatacaccctctaaaacaaaagcaagaagaaatagaaaatttgaacagaccaattaccagcaatgaaattgaatcagtaatcaaaaattcccaaaaaacaaaaagtccagtaccagacagcttcacagacAAATTCTACCAGAagcttaaagaagagttaatactttttcttctcaaactattccaaaaaatagaagagaaacggaaacttccaaattcattctatgaggccagtatcaccctgatagcaaacccagataaagacatcacaaaaaggagaaaaaaaaaaaaaaaaaaaaaaaggattacaggccaatatcctcatgaatatagatgcaaaaattcctaacaaaataagcaagccaaattcaacaatacattaaaaaaaaaatcctacaccACGATTAAGTGTGCATCCCTAGGATGCAAGTGtcattcaatatttgcaaaaaatcAATGGTATGTCACatgaagaagggaaagaatatgatcatttcaatagatgcagtaaaagcatttgacaaagtacaacatccattcatgacaaaaaccctcaataaagtaggtttagagggaacatatctcaacataataaaggccttatatgaaaaaccaacagctaacatcatagtaAATGttgaaaagctgagagctttccccctaaggtcagaaagaagacaaggatgtcccctctcaccacttttattcaacgtaatactggaagtcctggccacaaCAATTAAGCAGcataaagaaaaggcatccaaattggtaaggaagaagtaaaactcttgCTATTttcagaaaaccctaaagactccaccaaaaacaaacaaacaaacaaacaaacaaaaaaccaaccacacacacacacacacacacacacacacacacacacacacactagaactgagaagtgaattcagtaaagttgcaggatacatggtcaatgtacagaaatctgttgcatttgtatacattaatgatgaagcagcagaaagtgaaattaaaacaatcctatttacagttgcaccaaaaacagtaaaatatttaggaataaacttcacaagagaggtgaaagatttgtactctgaagaaattcaagacaatgcaaagaaatggaaagacattccatgctcatggattagaagaaaaatgttgttaaaatgcctatactacccaaagcaatctacagatttaatgcactCCCTGTCAAAATAGcaacatcatttttcacagaactagaacaaacaatcctaaaaattgtactgaaccacaaaatacctcaaatagccagaacaatcttgaaaaagaaaaacaagactggAGGtttcacaattccagacttcgaGTTATATTATGAAGTGGTAGTAActaaaatagtatggtactggcataaaaacagacatacagatcaatgcaacaggacagaaagctgagaaataaacccacacatatatggtcaattaatttacaacaaaagacCAATAATATACAATGGAGGAAGGacggtctcttcaataaatggtattgggaaaatcGGAcagccacatggaaaagaatgaaactgggccactatctcacaccatacacaagaattaactcaaaatagattaaatacttgaacataagacctgaagcCGTAAACCTCCTGGAAGAAAAGTTACCTCTTTTACATGGATTttgatgatatatttttaaatcattttttaatctgacatgaaaagcaaaatcaacaaaagcaaaattaacaagtggaactgcatcaaactaaaagcttcctcacagcaaaggaaactgtcaacaaaatgaaaagaaaaacctactggggcacctgggtggctcagtcggttaagtgtccgactttggctcaggtcctgatcttacagtttgtgagtttgagcctcatgtcgggctctgtgctgacagctcagagtctggaccctgcttccagttctgtgtctcctctctctctgcccctcccctgctctctctgtctctgtctctgtctctgtctctctctgtctcaaaaacaaataataaaacatttttaaaaattctttaagacaacatactgaatggaagaaaatatttccaaatcatgtATCTTATAAATGactaatatgcaaaatatataaagaactcatacaattttataacaaaaataaccCACAAATAATCCTATTAAAGATTGACTAGACATTTTCTATAAAGCAGACATACAGGTGGCTAACAGgtgcataaaaagatgctcaatatgactaatcatcagggaaatgcaaaaccacaatgaggtatcacttcacacctgttagaatggtgatggtcaaaaaggtaagaaataaaaagtgttggtgaggatgtggagaaaagggaacccttatacactgtcaaggggaatgtaaattggtggagccactacagaaaacagtatggaggttcctcaaagagtaAAATCAGAACTACCATACaattcagcaatttcacttctaggtatttatctgaagaaaacaagaacactaacttgaaaagacatatgcactcccatgtttattgcagcattatttacaatagccaagacatggaaacaatgttAAGTAtacatcaatggatgaatgaataaagaaattatggtataGATATATGCAATGGACAatttagctataaaaaagaaaatcttgctatttattttttaatttttttaatgtttattgttgagagagagaaagacagagtgcgagcaggggatgggcagagagagagggagacacagaatctgaagcaggctccaggctctgagctgtcagcatagagtcggatgcagggcttaaactcatgaaccgtgagatcatgacctgagatcaagttggatgcttaactgactgagccacccaggcgcccaaaaatcttgccatttatgacaacatgggtggatcacAAGGGCATTATGtgaagtggaataagtcagaggaagacaaataccatatgatctcttttatatatataatctttaaaaaatctaatagaTACAGATAATAGTAGTTGCtagagatggggtggggaaaaatgggtgaacttttttttagattaaataaaatggaaaaaaataatttagtgaaaaaaaaatctcaacaatatagtttctatacattaacaatgaagaatgtgaaaaggaaataaagaacacaattccatttacaatagcatccaaaagaataaaatgcttaggagttaaccaaggagatgaaagacgtgtacaatgaaaactacaaaatattgctgacagaaattaaagacaaaaataaatggaaacacattccatgtttatggattagaagaattaatattgttaagatgtcaatattaTCCAAAGCAAGTAGTTATTTAGGAttatattccaggggcgcctgagtggctcagtcggttaagcgtctgacttcagctcaggtcatgatctcacggttcatgggttcaagccccatgtcgggctctgtgctgacagctcagagcctggagcctgtttcggattctgtgtctccctctctctctgcccctcccccgttcatgctctgtctctctctctgtctcaaaaaaaaattaatttttaaaaaatgtttattttatgtttcagagagagagagagagctcacaagcagggggaaggggcagagagagaaggagacatagattccaaaacagctccaggctatgagctgtcagcacagagcctgacatggggctcaagctcatgaaccatgagatcatgacctgagctgaacttgcatgcttaaccaactgagccacccaggtgcccctcctttcacCATTTCTTGTAGAGCTGGTCTCATGGTAATAAACTTCctcaggtgtttttgtttttgtttttgttttttaaatcaaggagtattttaatttctccttcatttttggaGGACAGTTTTCCCAGATATAGGATTCTTGcttcacagttttgttttgttttgttttttcctttagcactttaaatatatcaactcattgccctctggcttccaagggttgtttgtttgtttgtttgtttttgtttgtttttggaggcagagagaaaaagaagggaaggagcagagagagagagagagatggagagagagaatcttaagcaagctccacactcagtacagagcccaacacagggctccatgacggtgagatcatgacctgagccaaaatcaagagtcggatgctcaactgactgagccacccaggtgcccctggcctccaAGATTTTTGGTAATTTTGCCAATAATCTTGTTGGGAATCCCTGCGTATGACGACTTGCTTCTCTCttgttgctttcaagattctctttgcccttgtgttttgaaatttttattataatgcgTCTTGGTGAGAGTGTTTTGAGTGTTTCCATTCATGTCTGCCATCAAAGTTGAGAAGTTGTCACCATGATTTCTTCAATTAATCTCTttgcccaccccctctctcttgtCCTTCTGAGAGCCTACAGTGCATATGTTGGTCCTTTAGGTTCTGCTCACTTTTCTTCgaactttttctttctgcttctcagacTGAGTAATTTCCATTATCCTATCTTCATGtttgttgattctttcttctgcttgctcaAATTCACTTTTGAATCCCTctactaaattcttttttttttaagttattatacttttcagatccagaatttctttttgattcttttcatgttttccatcAATTCATGGATATTTCCAACTTGTTCATATATCATTTCCTTGACTCT
Protein-coding regions in this window:
- the LOC109501215 gene encoding small vasohibin-binding protein-like, coding for MDPPMCKENSKVKQPVSKVEKAKQKSAQRELKQRQRAEIYDLNRVMTEPEQQEFNEFCKQMQPSGE